The genomic window agtcatcacagaatttttcaaaatcttgattttcaaattctcttccgtgatcacttctcaaatgggcaattttcaaatccttttcattttgaattttcttacaaagggtggaaaaagcatgaaaagcatcattcttatgggcaaggaaaagtacccaaccaaatctagagtaatcatctaccaccacaaggccatagtgtttacctcctaagctttgagttctagtaggaccaaaaagatcaatatgtaacatatccaatggccttttggttgagattccatcttttgatttaaaagaagattttacttgtttacccaattgacaagcatcacaagtaagatccttatcaaacttgatgtttggaattcctctaaccaaattccttttgactagcttagaaatttggtacatgctagcatgtcccaactttctatgccaaagccatttttcagattcaaaagatgtaaagcatgttacattttgttcctttaaatcctcaagagttaatccatacacattgttgcatcttttagcttcaaaaAGAACatccccagttttctcacaaacaactaaacaaacaaatttcttaaaaataacttcaaaacccaaatcacataattgactaacactaagtaaattatgtttcaagccatgtacaagaaggacatcatttatacaagatgagaaACTTTTACccactttcccaacagccacaatttttccttttgcatcatcaccgaaagtgacaagccctccatcatattcatcaagctttatgaagaaggttgtctttccggtcatatgcctagagcatccgctatccatataccacatattttccttccgtttggatgctaggcacacctgatctatgtgatctgccatgagacatggttgtgacttggtctcggtttcttcatcatcatcatctgagtcattctccaagtcttcccatgagGCCATTAGTCCCTTATTCTTTACTCTTTTCggcttctcttccttctttaacttgggacaatcagatctgaaatgccccatttccttgcaattgtaacaggttactttgctaaggtctttcttcatcttccttgagctgctgcctttgcctttgagcttcatcattttcctgaatttttttgcaaacaacacaaactcattttcagaagagttataACTGGATTCATtatccagagggttagtcatagaagaaaaagcaattcctttcttttttgaatcttttttcaaataggtattttcaaaagcaagaagatttcctctcaaatcatcaactgtcatggaatctaagctactgctctcagaaataattaaagcttttgtttcccgctcttttgtaagacatctcaacactcttctcactagcacagattctgAATGTGTAATTtccagagcatctaagccaacaatgatggtgttgaaccgttcgaacagttcatcaatggactctccttccttcattgcaaacatttcatactctctattcaacatgtctgtccgagtcttctttacaatggtggttccttcatgggtgatttgcaaTTTGTCTCAGATTTCCTTTgtcgttgtgcatcttgatacccatcggtactcctcgaagctgatagcacagttgagcagattaactgccttggcatttaattctatcttcttcctatcttcctcagtccatcttgcttctggtttgagagagactactccttcagcacttgtggtagttggaaattgaggcccttccagaataatcttccaaagtctgtaatccactgcttgtacaaatatcttcatcctttccttccaataggtataatttttcccattgaaaagaggaggtctgttgcttgattgaccttCAATCAGATTATAAGACACCACATTtgcgccactgttttctgccatgaggatctttactccaagctgcaaagcttgatctctttgagaccaagctctgataccaattgatggtttcagtggctaagagaaggggggttgaatcttagccccctttttgcttgataaCCCTTGTTGGacttagaggagacttttctgatTTTAGCTCATCACTttacacgagactttttcttttgtctcgttcCTAGCcatgagacttttctttttgtctcgtcacttggcacgagataattttggtttttgctcctgtgcagtagaaacagaaatgtaggagagaagagtagaagattacacccagatatatcctggttcagctgctaagtgcagtgcagcctacatccattctccatcacaaacatgatgaaatttcactataatcaatctgattacaaactgtaaagtgctaacccaacttacaaggggatttccacagaatcatgagacacaacatagatgaacaaaggaactctaaggacatctatggctttttcttttaattttgcactctctacctttttccgctctatggattTTTCATACAAATCTcattgtttgcctttttccatgagactcaagatatgacaaaattaaacagaaaaatactaaacataatacattgaaggagaagaaaaactgtaagcttaggtagctctgagaatcctgtgccttgcactctcactgcttacttctaactccttgctccaaccaatggctgttctccctttttatagaagagagaagcctccacacttgaagccaaaaacccaagccaacttcttcttccttcaagaaatcggttcggccacacagagagagaagagataaccatgcaataaccaacatgcaattacctctagtccttccttggtcatcacttttcatcaatccgagctctccatccttggcttgctttccaagatggatttctggcccttgatgcttcatgatgatgatgatgacttcatctgcttcaatctctgcctctaccatcacttcgccactctagctacttcctgtggtggttgagcagaatcaaagacaagctaTCTCCTCCAAGAATCTCCTTttgctggccgagatcttctCCTTCCTTTTTGAGCATAAAGAACccaagattacctcaccaaatctatccATGTTTGGTGACAATcttagccacagctcatttttattttagtatgttttcttgccatcattagcttgatggtcttgatgcatgcaatttcttctttttcttggtatATGAACATAGCATTCATAGTTTCCTGGACAAGGaccgaagaagaagagagaaagaaatgaGAGAGAAGAAATTGTGAAAGAAAAAACAATCAAGCATTTGAATAAATTAATTCAAATGAGTTGCTTTTACTTTCCTAGCTAGAGTGGCGTGTAGCACTATGGCCATCAATCAATTCAGCTGCAactttctctctcatagttcccatgcaataaatgacaatgtaatgaattttgaaatccatcacatggtgaagtgcttggatccgttggaagcatttttgctttctttttcatttgtttcggATCATGCATGAGGAACTCTCATCAAATGTGAAGTTGGGCTTAGTTGCAACAACATTTAATTTCTGGCCCAATTATAACATTTGCTTTTCTGATGAAATTTGGATCAAGCAATGAACAAATGGGAAAGCATTCTTTGGGCTTTGAAGTAATAAGATTTATTCCTGTCCAACATCTATTATAACCATTCAGCCAAAATGTAAGAAACATTAAACAAGGCTGATTGCAAGTTTTAATTTTGGGCTTGCTGTATTTTTATTAATTCTCGGCCCAATAAAAACCTGCAcagcaaaattaatttaattaatatatcaatcaaaattagattaataattttactgttaataatgtttgattatcatcaatttagtttagagttttccaaactcatcacatACATATACATGTTAATGTGAAGGTTACTTGACTGGTTCTATTATTATGCGCGTGTATACTTGCTCAAAATAGTAGTCACTATATCTACCAAAAAAAATAGTAGTCACTACTCACTACCCAAGGCTTTTTTACTGAAATGCGCATAAAAAATTCTTTAATTCCCAATATACGCAAGGTTTGATCTTTCTCCTCAAATACGCACGGCTATTTTGCTTGGGTCAGTCACGAAATGGTTCTAGACAGCAAGTCAAGAATGGTGAGTACGAAATGGTGCATTGGGTCTGACACGGGCCACATCTTTTGCAGCAGGCAAGAAATGGGAGACCTCGCCTATGACACACACGAAATGGGCAAAGCAGTGTAATACTTTGCTGTAAtcatgttttcaatttttatgtattattcaAGGACTTTTTTACAATGCAAATTGTAATCATGTTTTATATTGCCAATAGTTTAACATAGATTCCATTTTCCCTCAGAATTTTAAAGTATCATTCTTTTGATTTTgatcaatatttattttttttattagctacatgtttttcttttcatgaTGCACTAGTTGATATTCTGCTCTAAAACATGTTTAACTGGCTGTAAGAGCAACTTTGTAAAAGGAAACGTACAGGAACAGGTAGGCAGCATAGAGTAGCTCAAGAGACCCTAGTGTATAAAGATGAACAATTGAGAGAAGCCCCAGCTTGGATAAACCGTGTTCGTGAGATGGATGTTTTCCAATCAACAACAAACTAGTCATTGCAGGCTGGATTGCGGGAACGTACACGGCAGTATAACCAGCTTTGGATGGGTTTCCAGAGACAGGTTTGTCAGCAATCCCGTCTTTGTTTAAAATATCTTTGTTTTTGTGTTTCTTACTTCCTTTTTTACTGACAAAAtgtattattttgtatttttatttattcagaTTGAGATTGATGAGATGCATCACCATGGCTGTGCCCGTGTCTGCTGTGCCTAATTTGGTTTGGTTTATCCATTTCGCTTCTGCCATGCTTGAAATGGGGAGTGAAATGGTCCTCCCATTTCGTGGCCACCATGCCAGAAATGGTGTGAAAACCCATTTCGTGCCCGCCATTCTAGAAATGACCCTGCGCATTTTGAGAAACATTTCCACATATGGGCATTCTGGAATTAAAGAATTTTTCATGCGCATTTCAGTAAAACATCCCACTACCCAACCATGAAACGCCATCAATATATCACATATTCCTAAATTGGCCTAGTTATTACTTAGTAGTTAATTATTTCTTTTTGGTATTAGTAAtagttaattaatttttgtttttggtaTTTGTAGTAGTTAATTATTTGACAGGTagttagggctggaagtgagtcaagccaactCATGAGCCAGCTCAAGTTCGACTCGTTAACAGTtcgataagctaagctcgtgagctggtgagccaAACTTAAGCCTGAAATTgaactcataaattaaatgagcggAGCTTGAGgttggataagctcagctcattagctcgtgatatatatatatatatatatgacataaaaatttataatttattgatagataaacaatatataaaattgatcttttcaaatatttttaaaaatatataagttataaattattgatataaaattatagattatgtatttatgtttctcttatttgagccagctcgtgagcNNNNNNNNNNNNNNNNNNNNNNNNNNNNNNNNNNNNNNNNNNNNNNNNNNNNNNNNNNNNNNNNNNNNNNNNNNNNNNNNNNNNNNNNNNNNNNNNNNcttaattatttaatatttatattttttttacatataattttaatataggacataaataaaaaatttataatttattgatataaaattatagattatgtatttatggttttcttatttgagccagctcgtgagctcgagccagctcgtgagcttttggtgagccgagcttgagcttgagAAATAAGCTCGATTATTAATGAGTcgagccgtgagccaagctcaattttcgtgagccgagcttgagcttggtctagctcgactcggctcggctcacttccagccctacagGTAGCTAAAGTAGTTTCACTACTTCATAACCCTTTAGACTTGTCCGCAATTTATTGGGCTTTGAAGTTGAGCCCAAGACCATTTGGTCCAAGCCCCAAATGTTTCGAATCAGTCCCACACGGCCACACCATTTTGTCATTATTGTCAGCTATCAAGTTTCAAAGACAATTCTTGAAGCTCTCAACCGGAAAAAGAAAAACTCAAAAAAGAAGACAGTTCTTGAAGCTTGAAGGTGCGCATCACAtcatgtccaaaaaaaaaaaggtgtgCATCACATGGGAATTCATCTCAAAACACACAATAGAACAGAACAGAACTCCCTCGTACTCTTGATGTAATCCAAGACTGTAGCTAATGTTTTTCCTTCCTTGGGCCTAGGCCCCTtttattaccaaaaaaaaaagaacagaacAGAACTACTAAATTTGATAATCTGAGAACTAGAAAGAAAAAAGCAACAAATAATACTCAAAACACATTGATAAATTTTTAACATTAACAGCAAAAGATGCATTCATACCACTAGCATGCTGTGAACCAAATTATTCCATTGGGTTTATCGATAACAATAGAAGATGCAGTTTCACCCCCCATAAGGCCATAACGCAAGCAAAAGTAGGAAATCCTGCAAGAAATTTCAATTTCAGTACATGGAACAAGTGTTTGAGAATAAGTCCACTTTCCATACAAGGAAGAAATCTACCTGCTCATCCTCTAGCCCTATATAGTGAGTTTTTGATCAGATAGATTCTGGTGACCAAACTATTCAAGAACCTGGAGTAGGGTTCTCTGCAAGGGGAGATGAATAATACTGAAACTATGAAGCCACAGAAGCCTGTGAAGAACCCTATCCCCATGCTCATGTATAATGCCTCCAAGAATATTGAATTCTCATCACTCACTTGTGCTACTCGCCTCTCATCTTCTGTGGTTTCTTCTTCACATTTCTTGTTAAGAGGCTCCCCACAAAGATTGGGATTTCCTTCATAAGCTGAAGGATCGAAACTCTGCAGTTGCGTTCCAAAATCTACCTGCTCATCCTCTAGCCCTATATAGTGAGTTTTTGATCAGATAGATTCTGGTGACCAAACTATTCAAGAACCTGGAGTAGGGTTCTCTGCAAGGGGAGATGAATAATACTGAAACTATGAAGCCACAGAAGCCTGTGAAGAACCCTATCCCCATGCTCATGTATAATGCCTCCAAGAATATTGAATTGTCATCACTCACTTGTGCTACTGCCCTCTCATATTCTGTGGTTTCTTCTTCACATTTCTTGTTAAGAGGTTCCCCACAAAGATTGGGATTTCCTTCATAAGCTGAAGGATCGAAACTCTGCAGTTGCGTTCCAATTGGAATTTTGCCATCAAGATCATTGTTTGACAAGTCTAACATAGCAAGACGATCAATTTTGGAGAGACTTGAAGGGATTCTGCCTGACAAATGATTTCTTGACAAATCAAGAAACTCTAGTGATTGTAAGTTTCCAATGTTAGAGATGATTTCCCCATTGAGACTGTTCCTTGATAAGTTCAATAAAACCAATCCaaataacaactcaatttcctTTGGTATTTCACCTGTGAGATGATTACTTGAGAGGTCAATTCCTATTAGAAGCCTATCTGCATTTTTGAAGCTACGATATGCGCCTTTCCATGTTAAAAAAAGGTAAAAATTATATTGCTCTTCCACAGAAAAAGTGACATTACTTCCTCTAAGTTTGTATTCATACCAATGACGACTCATTAGTTCAGTTGAGCTTCCAGCATCTTGAGTCATTGCAGTAAAATTCTTTATGCAAGTTGGAATCCCTCTTGATAATCTATTTTGCGAGAGATCCAAAACTTGAAGCTTTGTTAACAAACACAGACTTGAAGGTAGACTTCCATTGAAGTAGTTGAATCTTAAGCTTAGGACTACTAACTGTTTTAAGCTTTCTCCTATCCATAATGGAATTGGACCATGAAACTCATTTTGTCCCAGGTCCAACCATGCCAACTGGGAGCAATTCTTCAAGGAAGAAGGTAATTTTCCAGTGAAATTATTGTTTCTTAAAATCAAAGCCTCCAAGTCTGTTAAGACACCCAATGAGAAAGGAATCTTTCCTTCAAGTTTATTATTGCTCAGGTCAAGAAATTGTAGTGAGTTTAAATTATTCCAACAATCAGGCAACTCACCCTTCAATTGATTGTTTGATAAATCTAAAATCCCCAAATGCATGGCTGTGTTATTGCCGCAAACAAATGATACTATATTTGAAAATCTATTGTTGGATAGATACAAGGCACCTGCTTGCAACCAAAACCGTGGAATGGAACCCTCAAATTGATTTGAAGTCAAATCTATTTCTGGGTAAAATAACTCAATTGGGAGATTTGGAATTGTACCAGTTAGATTGTTGCCTGAAATATTGAAAATATTCATTGTCAGCAATTTTCCCCACAACCAGTTCGGCACAGAATCCAGATTCTTGAGATTTGAAATATCAAGCCACCAGAATTCATTTTGATTCTTGAGCCAGTGTGGAAAATTAGAATCTACCGTGCAACCTGGTATGCTCAAAACTTGTATTTGGAACGGTGGAACCCAGCCAGCACTAATCTTGATTGTCAACAAGCTACCGGCTAAGTCAAAGCATTTCAATTTGGAGAGGTTAGTGAAATGGGATTCAGTGATTACACCTTCAAGAGAATTTCCAGCAAGAAACAAACGCTCCAACTCAGTAAGCAATCCCAGGCTTGTAGGTATTTCTCCATGCAATTCATTATCTGAAAGCCGTAACTCTTTCAAAGACGAGATGTTTGAAATGACAGGCGACATGCCATGAATTTTATTTCCTGATAAATCCACTTCTTGTAACGAGTTACTGGTGCATCTTGAAGAGTTGTGAATAAAACTCGAAAGATCCCCAGTCAAGTGATTGTTGGAAGCGGAAAATGATTGCAAGGTGCACATATTCCCTAAGGATTTTGGAACAGGGCCTTCTAGATTGTTGTTTGAGAGTTCAATACTTTCAAGTGAATGCATTATGCTGCCAAAATCATCAGGAATGGTGCCTCTTAACATGTTGTAGGAAAGGTCAAGCACTTGGAGATTAGAGGTGAAGTTAAACACCCAATGGAATATAGTTTGTGATGTCAAATAATTCCCAGACAGATCAAGTATAGCAAGGGAAGTAGAGAAATTCAAACTGGAATTAGACAATGGAAGAATATGAGAATCAGAAAGGCCACACCTGCTTAGCCTCAGTTCTTTTAGACTTGGAAGCTTTCCAAGGAACTGGAGTGAGTGGAGAGAAGAATCATCGAGATTACGGACTCCACTCAAGTCAAGGCTTGTTAAAGAAGAAAGATTTGACAGCCACCGCGTACCGCCATGATTTTTACCATAAACAGTGAGGTTCTGATTGTAGCGAAGATCAAGATGCTGCAGCTGGGAAAGATTCCCAAGTTGGTAGGGGATCACTCCTCCAAGTTGATTGTTACCAAGATCAAGATGCTGAAGTTGGGAAAGATTCCCAAGTTGGTAGGGGATCACTCCTCTAAGTTGATTGCTACCAAGATCAAGATGCTGTAGCTGTGAGAGACTTCCAAGTTGAGAAGGGATTGCTCCATCAAGAAGATTGAAGCTAAGATCAAGATACTGCAGTTGCGAGAGATTTCCCAGCTGTGATGGGATCTCTCCCTCAAAATAAGGTTCTCCAAGATCATAACCGGAGAGAGCAGCAGAAGAGAGATTAAGATAGCATAGATTTGGGAAAGAACCCAAGAATGGTGGGATGTGAGTAGTGGCGTTATTTGATAAGCAAGTGAGGTCTAGATACGACAAGTGTTGCAGGTCAGTCAAGGAAGGGCTGATTTCACCGCTCAAGTAGTATTGTGGTTCAGAGCAGTGAAGATCAAGCCTCTCAACGTACCCAGTTTCATGGTTGCATCGAATCCCCTTCCATTTGCAGCAATCATTCTCGTCCTTCCATGAAGACAAAATGCCATACTTATCATGGAGGCCTTGTTTGAACTTGAGCAGAGCAAGTCTCTCCCTTTCTTTGCACTTCTTTTCTCCACCCTCTATTGCTGCATGGTTGGATCCTAAATGCCATAGCATTACCAACAAAACAAGCAATTTCAGGATATAGCCACCCATTATGTATTCAACCCAACAACAGTATAATTGTATAACCTTCAATTCTTAGAAAAGCTAAACATTTTAACTGTCCCTTTGATAAAGAACTTATAGCTGATCACGACTCATCGTGTTTCCAAACACTTGTTAGTAACTTAATATTGAAAATTTAGAAGTTTTTGtggaattattttatttttattaatatatgtaTATCTAACAGTCCAACATATTTTCGTATATAATGTAGTTATTTAAACTACATTATTCTTATCTCAAGTATTAGGCTATTACTTATTAGGTCAAGAACTTTCATGACCGAGATTATTTATGTTGACTATTTGACTTATATAAAGGCGTTTATTGTGTCTGTTATGTTAGTTTTCTTACTACATATTCTTTAATTTGGATCTTTACTAGCAAAGGGATGACAAACAATAAGGAAAGACAAATTTATATTCAAAATGCATGAAATTTTGTGGTGTTGCATGATGTCTTCATGTGATATAGCTTACTTGCTCTTTAANNNNNAGATTTTTGAAAAACGAATTTGTTGAGGGcgaattatatatttatattataaaaaatgctatttatacacttaatatatatatatatatatatatatatatatatgatttaatATTTTCCTACCAATGAGGACCATTTCTGCCTCAATCCCTATATCATGCATTTTATTccatatcatatcatatatacAATTATTATACATGCTATTGTGAA from Arachis ipaensis cultivar K30076 chromosome B09, Araip1.1, whole genome shotgun sequence includes these protein-coding regions:
- the LOC107619317 gene encoding receptor-like protein 12; the protein is MGGYILKLLVLLVMLWHLGSNHAAIEGGEKKCKERERLALLKFKQGLHDKYGILSSWKDENDCCKWKGIRCNHETGYVERLDLHCSEPQYYLSGEISPSLTDLQHLSYLDLTCLSNNATTHIPPFLGSFPNLCYLNLSSAALSGYDLGEPYFEGEIPSQLGNLSQLQYLDLSFNLLDGAIPSQLGSLSQLQHLDLGSNQLRGVIPYQLGNLSQLQHLDLGNNQLGGVIPYQLGNLSQLQHLDLRYNQNLTVYGKNHGGTRWLSNLSSLTSLDLSGVRNLDDSSLHSLQFLGKLPSLKELRLSRCGLSDSHILPLSNSSLNFSTSLAILDLSGNYLTSQTIFHWVFNFTSNLQVLDLSYNMLRGTIPDDFGSIMHSLESIELSNNNLEGPVPKSLGNMCTLQSFSASNNHLTGDLSSFIHNSSRCTSNSLQEVDLSGNKIHGMSPVISNISSLKELRLSDNELHGEIPTSLGLLTELERLFLAGNSLEGVITESHFTNLSKLKCFDLAGSLLTIKISAGWVPPFQIQVLSIPGCTVDSNFPHWLKNQNEFWWLDISNLKNLDSVPNWLWGKLLTMNIFNISGNNLTGTIPNLPIELFYPEIDLTSNQFEGSIPRFWLQAGALYLSNNRFSNIVSFVCGNNTAMHLGILDLSNNQLKGELPDCWNNLNSLQFLDLSNNKLEGKIPFSLGVLTDLEALILRNNNFTGKLPSSLKNCSQLAWLDLGQNEFHGPIPLWIGESLKQLVVLSLRFNYFNGSLPSSLCLLTKLQVLDLSQNRLSRGIPTCIKNFTAMTQDAGSSTELMSRHWYEYKLRGSNVTFSVEEQYNFYLFLTWKGAYRSFKNADRLLIGIDLSSNHLTGEIPKEIELLFGLVLLNLSRNSLNGEIISNIGNLQSLEFLDLSRNHLSGRIPSSLSKIDRLAMLDLSNNDLDGKIPIGTQLQSFDPSAYEGNPNLCGEPLNKKCEEETTEYERAVAQVSDDNSIFLEALYMSMGIGFFTGFCGFIVSVLFISPCREPYSRFLNSLVTRIYLIKNSLYRARG